In Aestuariibaculum lutulentum, one DNA window encodes the following:
- a CDS encoding glycoside hydrolase family 88/105 protein, whose translation MKKLFISFSLGLLISGLSFAQQPFNKKEVLEDMQLANKYFMEKWQDVGKTIITNKERPSNIWTRGVYYEGLMALYEIYPDEAYYKYAYDWAEFHDWGFRNGNANRNADDYCAAQTYIDLYNLEPDSKKLRNTKACINMLMNTPQLDDWSWIDAIQMGMPVFAKLGVLENDTRYFEKMYEMYMYTRDKHGDNGLYNPKDGLWWRDADFDPPYTEPNGEDCYWSRGNGWVIGALAKVLSIIPEDAPHRDQYIKDLKAMAEALVPIQRNDGFWNVSLHDPSHFGGKETSGTALFIYGMAYGVNNGILSKDKYLPVIEKGWNGIIHEALNDNGFLGYLQSTGKEPKDGMPLSYTKVPDFEDYGLGCFLLAGAEIYRMK comes from the coding sequence ATGAAAAAGCTTTTTATATCATTCAGTTTAGGACTATTAATTTCAGGATTAAGTTTTGCTCAGCAACCTTTCAACAAAAAAGAAGTCTTGGAAGACATGCAACTTGCCAACAAATACTTTATGGAAAAATGGCAGGATGTAGGTAAAACGATTATCACAAATAAAGAACGTCCTAGTAACATCTGGACACGTGGCGTATATTACGAAGGATTAATGGCCTTATACGAAATATACCCTGACGAAGCCTATTACAAATATGCTTACGACTGGGCAGAATTCCATGACTGGGGTTTTAGAAATGGTAATGCCAACCGCAATGCCGATGATTATTGCGCAGCGCAAACCTATATTGATTTATACAATTTAGAACCCGATTCTAAAAAATTAAGAAACACGAAGGCTTGTATAAACATGCTTATGAATACCCCTCAATTGGACGACTGGTCTTGGATTGATGCTATACAAATGGGCATGCCGGTGTTTGCTAAATTAGGTGTTTTAGAAAATGATACACGCTATTTCGAAAAAATGTACGAAATGTATATGTACACCAGAGATAAACATGGCGACAACGGCCTTTACAATCCTAAAGATGGCCTTTGGTGGCGCGATGCCGATTTCGATCCGCCATACACCGAACCTAATGGCGAAGACTGCTACTGGAGTCGTGGTAACGGCTGGGTTATTGGTGCTTTAGCAAAAGTATTATCCATCATCCCGGAAGATGCGCCTCACCGCGATCAATACATAAAAGATTTAAAAGCTATGGCCGAAGCTTTAGTACCTATTCAGCGTAACGATGGTTTTTGGAATGTAAGTTTACACGATCCTTCACATTTTGGAGGTAAAGAAACTTCTGGGACTGCCTTATTTATTTACGGCATGGCCTACGGGGTTAACAATGGTATTTTAAGCAAAGACAAGTATTTGCCTGTAATTGAAAAAGGTTGGAATGGTATTATTCATGAAGCTTTAAACGACAACGGATTCCTTGGTTATTTGCAATCTACTGGAAAAGAACCTAAAGATGGCATGCCTTTATCGTACACCAAAGTACCAGATTTTGAAGATTATGGTTTAGGTTGTTTTCTTTTAGCTGGTGCCGAAATTTATAGAATGAAGTAA